One stretch of Cellulomonas wangsupingiae DNA includes these proteins:
- a CDS encoding AAA family ATPase: MDDAVTPARLRDFLEDVRVLAQAAQSAHPEQEPGVAPLLPLLTAHLGLDPRTFAVHTLELPVLRRVDTDVAVAAVVGEDPAARLVGVGGGEQRMHMSLSEILQHAGSWPGQFPVGPVDYHRAATGPSTSRQTVAFGLHLWHADGVPVVLLQRRASMRHNGAPVLEVLCPSDDVAGALLTRVRAEMDARSTLRGQVVTFSGSPFDPGEAGVVHVPRPSVPREDVVLPAGTLERIERQVLGVARHRDALRAAGQHLKRGVLLYGPPGTGKTHTVRHLVGASPGVTVTLLSGQALQLVTVAAETARALQPAMVVLEDCDLVAEDRSLTGGTPVLFEVLDALDGLAADADVTFLLTTNRADVLEPALAQRPGRVDLAVEVPLPDAPGRRRLFRLYAADLPFTPDALDAAAEATAGMTASFVKEAIRRAVLLAAEDGRHVGDDDLASAVQEMTGDSERITRSLLGVGAGADV, translated from the coding sequence ATGGACGACGCCGTCACCCCCGCCCGCCTCCGGGACTTCCTCGAGGACGTCCGGGTCCTCGCCCAGGCGGCGCAGAGCGCGCACCCCGAGCAGGAGCCCGGGGTCGCGCCGCTCCTGCCCCTGCTCACCGCGCACCTCGGGCTGGACCCCCGCACCTTCGCCGTGCACACCCTCGAGCTGCCGGTGCTCCGCCGGGTGGACACGGACGTCGCCGTCGCGGCGGTCGTCGGGGAGGACCCCGCGGCCCGGCTGGTGGGCGTGGGCGGCGGCGAGCAGCGCATGCACATGTCGCTCTCGGAGATCCTCCAGCACGCCGGGTCGTGGCCGGGCCAGTTCCCGGTCGGCCCGGTCGACTACCACCGCGCCGCGACCGGGCCGAGCACCTCCCGGCAGACCGTCGCGTTCGGGCTGCACCTGTGGCACGCGGACGGCGTGCCCGTCGTGCTGCTGCAGCGCCGGGCCTCGATGCGGCACAACGGCGCCCCGGTGCTCGAGGTGCTCTGCCCGTCCGACGACGTCGCGGGCGCGCTGCTCACGCGCGTGCGTGCCGAGATGGACGCCCGCTCGACCCTGCGGGGGCAGGTCGTGACGTTCTCGGGGTCGCCGTTCGACCCGGGCGAGGCGGGCGTCGTCCACGTGCCGCGACCGTCCGTGCCGCGCGAGGACGTCGTGCTGCCCGCCGGGACGCTCGAGCGCATCGAGCGCCAGGTGCTCGGCGTGGCACGCCACCGCGACGCGCTGCGGGCGGCGGGTCAGCACCTCAAGCGCGGCGTCCTGCTGTACGGGCCCCCGGGCACCGGCAAGACCCACACGGTGCGGCACCTGGTCGGCGCCAGCCCGGGGGTCACCGTCACCCTGCTGTCGGGCCAGGCGCTCCAGCTCGTCACGGTCGCGGCGGAGACGGCCCGCGCGCTGCAGCCGGCGATGGTCGTGCTCGAGGACTGCGACCTCGTCGCCGAGGACCGCTCGCTCACCGGCGGCACGCCCGTGCTGTTCGAGGTGCTCGACGCGCTCGACGGCCTGGCCGCCGACGCGGACGTCACCTTCCTGCTGACGACGAACCGTGCCGACGTCCTCGAGCCGGCGCTCGCCCAGCGCCCGGGGCGCGTCGACCTCGCGGTCGAGGTGCCGCTGCCCGACGCACCGGGCCGCCGCCGGCTGTTCCGGCTCTACGCCGCGGACCTGCCGTTCACCCCGGACGCGCTCGACGCGGCGGCCGAGGCGACCGCCGGCATGACCGCGTCCTTCGTCAAGGAGGCGATCCGCCGGGCGGTGCTCCTCGCGGCCGAGGACGGGCGGCACGTCGGCGACGACGACCTGGCGAGCGCCGTGCAGGAGATGACCGGCGACTCCGAGCGCATCACGCGGTCGCTGCTCGGGGTGGGTGCCGGCGCCGACGTCTGA
- the purD gene encoding phosphoribosylamine--glycine ligase, whose translation MEILVVGTGAREHALARTLSLDPAVTQVHAAPGNPGIAQHATLHAVDPLDGPAVARLATDLGVGLVVVGPEAPLVAGVADAVREAGVPVFGPSAQAARLEGSKSFAKDVMAAAGVPTAAARVATTLDEVAAALDEFGAPYVVKEDGLAAGKGVVVTDDRDAALAHAGACLAKDGGSVVVEEFLDGPEVSLFVLCDGTDVVPLVPAQDFKRALDGDQGPNTGGMGAYSPLPWAPAGLVDEVVETVARPTVAEMARRGTPFVGVLYCGLALTSRGVRVVEFNARFGDPETQVVLARLATPLAGVLLAAAQGGLGALEPLHWRADAAVTVVIASAGYPGEVRTGDPITGLDGADTVPGVHVLHAGTAVRTAVDDPDNPDNPLNDPLLVSDGGRVLSVVGVGETLGEARRAAYVAVDQVALAGSQHRTDIALAVSQD comes from the coding sequence GTGGAGATCCTCGTCGTCGGCACCGGTGCCCGTGAGCACGCCCTCGCCCGCACGCTGTCCCTGGACCCGGCGGTGACGCAGGTGCACGCCGCGCCCGGCAACCCCGGGATCGCGCAGCACGCGACGCTGCACGCGGTCGACCCGCTCGACGGGCCGGCGGTCGCGCGGCTCGCGACCGACCTCGGCGTCGGGCTCGTGGTCGTCGGCCCGGAGGCGCCGCTCGTCGCCGGGGTCGCCGACGCGGTGCGTGAGGCGGGCGTCCCCGTCTTCGGCCCGTCCGCGCAGGCCGCGCGCCTCGAGGGCTCCAAGTCGTTCGCCAAGGACGTCATGGCCGCGGCCGGCGTGCCGACCGCCGCCGCCCGCGTCGCCACGACGCTCGACGAGGTCGCCGCCGCGCTGGACGAGTTCGGCGCGCCGTACGTCGTGAAGGAGGACGGCCTCGCCGCCGGCAAGGGCGTCGTCGTCACGGACGACCGGGACGCGGCGCTCGCGCACGCCGGCGCGTGCCTCGCCAAGGACGGCGGGAGCGTCGTCGTCGAGGAGTTCCTCGACGGCCCCGAGGTGTCGCTGTTCGTGCTGTGCGACGGCACCGACGTCGTCCCGCTCGTGCCGGCGCAGGACTTCAAGCGCGCGCTCGACGGCGACCAGGGCCCCAACACCGGCGGGATGGGCGCCTACTCGCCGCTGCCGTGGGCACCCGCCGGCCTCGTGGACGAGGTCGTCGAGACCGTCGCGCGCCCCACGGTCGCGGAGATGGCGCGTCGGGGCACGCCGTTCGTCGGCGTCCTGTACTGCGGCCTGGCGCTGACGAGCCGCGGCGTGCGGGTCGTGGAGTTCAACGCGCGGTTCGGCGACCCCGAGACGCAGGTCGTCCTCGCGCGGCTCGCGACGCCGCTGGCGGGCGTCCTGCTGGCCGCGGCGCAGGGCGGGCTCGGTGCGCTCGAGCCGCTGCACTGGCGCGCCGACGCGGCGGTCACGGTCGTGATCGCGTCGGCCGGGTACCCCGGCGAGGTGCGCACGGGCGACCCCATCACGGGCCTCGACGGCGCGGACACGGTCCCCGGCGTCCACGTCCTGCACGCGGGCACCGCGGTCCGGACCGCCGTCGACGACCCCGACAACCCGGACAACCCCCTGAACGACCCGCTGCTCGTCTCCGACGGCGGCCGGGTGCTCTCGGTCGTCGGCGTGGGGGAGACCCTGGGCGAGGCGCGCCGCGCCGCGTACGTCGCGGTCGACCAGGTGGCGCTCGCCGGCTCCCAGCACCGCACCGACATCGCGCTGGCCGTGAGCCAGGACTGA
- a CDS encoding winged helix-turn-helix domain-containing protein yields MAEDKTREPHGIGADALKAFAHPLRMAMYSVLTNDGPATATMLGRALGESSGQTSYHLRQLERHGFVEDDPAHTGGRERWWRAVGFSLDDADLLQDPDTASSARAVLRSVVADRAQTMSAWVDHLDDDWQAQVATSSSILLTQDETADLITRTRAVIEEFETLAREREPGDGRYRRIRVHLDAFPLAPTPPA; encoded by the coding sequence ATGGCTGAGGACAAGACCCGGGAGCCGCACGGGATCGGCGCCGACGCGCTCAAGGCGTTCGCGCACCCGCTGCGCATGGCGATGTACTCCGTGCTGACCAACGACGGCCCGGCGACCGCGACCATGCTCGGGCGGGCGCTGGGGGAGTCGAGCGGCCAGACCAGCTACCACCTGCGGCAGCTCGAGCGGCACGGCTTCGTCGAGGACGACCCGGCGCACACCGGCGGTCGGGAGCGGTGGTGGCGCGCGGTCGGCTTCTCCCTCGACGACGCCGACCTGCTCCAGGACCCCGACACCGCGTCGTCCGCACGTGCCGTGCTGCGGTCGGTCGTCGCCGACCGCGCGCAGACCATGTCGGCCTGGGTCGACCACCTCGACGACGACTGGCAGGCCCAGGTCGCGACGAGCTCCAGCATCCTGCTCACGCAGGACGAGACCGCGGACCTCATCACCCGGACGCGTGCCGTCATCGAGGAGTTCGAGACCCTCGCTCGCGAGCGGGAGCCCGGCGACGGTCGGTACCGGCGCATCCGCGTCCACCTCGACGCCTTCCCGCTCGCGCCGACGCCGCCCGCGTGA
- a CDS encoding MFS transporter: MESVVSPGPAAHQDEPTPDAAAATTPQGTAPRLGSRFHALLAATGAANLGDGVVQAAIPLVALGLTRSPSQIALLTAVAWLPWLLLGIGAGVLVDRVDRRRVQIGALVARGALLAVAAWLAVHGLTIAWLIALALAYGVTEVLADLAAGALVPDVVAPADLPAANGRIMAVQQVANAFLGGPLAGLLLTLGTAWALGAPAALAVLAAAVLWRGVPGVYRHAPVAPDAPHDPRPGAAAAVRRAGRDVREGLSLVLRHRVLRPVVLAAALLNMASTAYFTVFVLWAVGPGSRIGMTAGTYPLLLVALAVGAVAGSVLVARAARALGEVRLMVGAFTLAFALLVVPVVAPHPAAVAATLLLVGALSTTGNVVNETLRQRIVPAHLLGRVGGAGRTLSVGLMPVGALLAGGAAERWGLAATMLGATALAVAVALALAASLRGTTPADVATPDGRAA; this comes from the coding sequence ATGGAGAGTGTCGTCAGCCCGGGACCCGCGGCGCACCAGGACGAACCGACGCCCGACGCCGCCGCAGCGACCACCCCGCAGGGCACCGCGCCCCGGCTCGGCAGCCGCTTCCACGCCCTGCTCGCCGCCACGGGCGCCGCGAACCTCGGCGACGGCGTCGTCCAGGCCGCGATCCCCCTGGTCGCGCTCGGCCTGACGCGCTCGCCGTCCCAGATCGCGCTGCTCACCGCGGTCGCCTGGCTGCCCTGGCTCCTGCTCGGCATCGGCGCGGGCGTGCTCGTCGACCGCGTGGACCGGCGCCGCGTCCAGATCGGCGCGCTGGTCGCGCGCGGGGCGCTGCTCGCCGTCGCCGCGTGGCTCGCGGTGCACGGCCTGACGATCGCCTGGCTGATCGCGCTCGCCCTGGCCTACGGCGTCACCGAGGTGCTCGCCGACCTCGCCGCCGGCGCCCTCGTCCCGGACGTCGTCGCCCCCGCCGACCTGCCGGCCGCCAACGGCCGGATCATGGCCGTCCAGCAGGTGGCCAACGCCTTCCTGGGCGGTCCGCTCGCCGGCCTGCTGCTGACGCTCGGCACCGCGTGGGCCCTCGGCGCGCCCGCGGCCCTCGCCGTGCTCGCCGCCGCGGTGCTGTGGCGCGGCGTCCCGGGCGTCTACCGCCACGCCCCGGTCGCGCCCGACGCACCGCACGACCCCCGTCCGGGGGCGGCCGCCGCGGTGCGGCGCGCGGGCCGTGACGTCCGCGAGGGCCTGAGCCTCGTGCTGCGCCACCGCGTGCTGCGACCCGTGGTCCTGGCCGCCGCGCTGCTCAACATGGCGAGCACCGCGTACTTCACGGTGTTCGTGCTGTGGGCGGTCGGGCCCGGGTCCCGGATCGGCATGACCGCGGGCACCTACCCGCTGCTGCTCGTCGCCCTGGCGGTCGGCGCCGTGGCCGGCTCGGTCCTCGTCGCGCGCGCCGCGCGGGCGCTCGGCGAGGTGCGCCTCATGGTCGGCGCGTTCACGCTCGCGTTCGCGCTGCTCGTCGTCCCCGTGGTGGCGCCGCACCCCGCGGCGGTCGCGGCCACGCTGCTGCTCGTCGGAGCCCTGAGCACCACGGGCAACGTCGTCAACGAGACGCTGCGCCAGCGCATCGTGCCCGCTCACCTGCTGGGGCGCGTCGGCGGCGCCGGCCGCACGCTGTCCGTGGGCCTGATGCCGGTGGGCGCCCTGCTCGCCGGTGGGGCGGCCGAGCGGTGGGGCCTGGCCGCCACCATGCTCGGCGCCACCGCCCTCGCCGTGGCCGTCGCCCTCGCGCTGGCCGCGAGCCTGCGCGGGACGACGCCCGCCGACGTCGCCACGCCGGACGGTCGCGCCGCGTGA
- a CDS encoding adenylosuccinate synthase, producing the protein MPAVVVLGAQWGDEGKGKATDQLGDRTDVVVKFNGGNNAGHTVVIEGEKYALHLLPSGILTPGVVPVIANGVVVDIEVLFEEIDALEARGVDTSRLLVSSAAHVIAPYNRTMDKVTERFLGKRRIGTTGRGIGPTYADKINRIGIRVQDLFDEGILRQKVEGALDQKNHLLVKIYNRRAITVDETLDDLLRHAERLRPFVADTPQFLNRSLDEGKTLVFEAGQATMLDVDHGTYPFVTSSACTAGGACTGSGVGPTRIDRVVAVAKAYTTRVGEGPFPTELLDTDGEWLRQTGGEFGTTTGRPRRTGWYDAVVVRYASMVNGLTDLVVTKLDVLTGRERIPVCIAYDVDGRRVEEMPIDQSDFHHARPVYEYLDGWTEDISGARDFDDLPPAAQRYLQYLEDVSGTRISSVGVGPGREATIVRHELLG; encoded by the coding sequence ATGCCGGCCGTCGTGGTGCTCGGTGCGCAGTGGGGCGACGAGGGCAAGGGGAAGGCGACCGACCAGCTCGGTGACCGCACCGACGTCGTCGTGAAGTTCAACGGCGGCAACAACGCTGGTCACACGGTCGTGATCGAGGGCGAGAAGTACGCCCTGCACCTGCTGCCGTCGGGCATCCTCACGCCGGGCGTGGTCCCCGTCATCGCCAACGGCGTCGTCGTCGACATCGAGGTGCTGTTCGAGGAGATCGACGCGCTCGAGGCCCGCGGCGTCGACACGTCGCGCCTGCTGGTGTCGTCCGCCGCGCACGTCATCGCCCCGTACAACCGCACGATGGACAAGGTGACCGAGCGGTTCCTCGGCAAGCGCCGCATCGGCACGACGGGCCGCGGCATCGGCCCGACGTACGCGGACAAGATCAACCGCATCGGGATCCGCGTGCAGGACCTGTTCGACGAGGGCATCCTGCGCCAGAAGGTCGAGGGCGCGCTCGACCAGAAGAACCACCTGCTGGTCAAGATCTACAACCGCCGCGCGATCACGGTCGACGAGACGCTCGACGACCTGCTGCGCCACGCCGAGCGGCTGCGCCCCTTCGTCGCCGACACCCCGCAGTTCCTCAACCGCTCGCTCGACGAGGGCAAGACCCTGGTCTTCGAGGCCGGGCAGGCGACCATGCTCGACGTCGACCACGGCACGTACCCGTTCGTCACGTCGTCCGCGTGCACCGCGGGCGGGGCGTGCACGGGCTCGGGCGTCGGCCCGACGCGCATCGACCGGGTCGTCGCGGTCGCCAAGGCCTACACCACGCGCGTGGGCGAGGGGCCGTTCCCCACCGAGCTGCTCGACACCGACGGCGAGTGGCTGCGCCAGACCGGCGGGGAGTTCGGCACCACGACGGGCCGCCCGCGCCGCACCGGCTGGTACGACGCGGTCGTCGTGCGCTACGCGTCGATGGTCAACGGGCTGACGGACCTCGTCGTGACCAAGCTCGACGTCCTGACGGGCCGCGAGCGCATCCCGGTCTGCATCGCGTACGACGTCGACGGCCGGCGCGTCGAGGAGATGCCGATCGACCAGAGCGACTTCCACCACGCGCGCCCGGTGTACGAGTACCTCGACGGCTGGACCGAGGACATCTCGGGCGCCCGCGACTTCGACGACCTGCCCCCGGCCGCGCAGCGGTACCTGCAGTACCTCGAGGACGTGTCCGGGACCCGGATCTCGTCGGTGGGGGTCGGCCCGGGCCGCGAGGCGACGATCGTCCGGCACGAGCTCCTGGGCTGA
- a CDS encoding DUF3151 domain-containing protein, translated as MTHENLLDGPAPTLLPAAGPDAVARDALAAGTDPRDVVPAAPAASLVWALLAERADDPVAAYAYARTGYHRGLDALRGAGWRGRGPVPVAHVPNQGFLRAVLALAVAADAIGEVAEGERCRRLLEDSGTSADEVAALR; from the coding sequence ATGACCCACGAGAACCTCCTCGACGGCCCTGCGCCGACGCTGCTGCCCGCCGCCGGTCCCGACGCGGTGGCCCGTGACGCCCTCGCGGCCGGCACGGACCCGCGCGACGTGGTGCCGGCGGCCCCGGCGGCCTCCCTGGTGTGGGCGCTGCTCGCGGAGCGGGCCGACGACCCCGTCGCGGCGTACGCGTACGCCAGGACCGGCTACCACCGGGGCCTGGACGCGCTGCGCGGCGCGGGCTGGCGGGGACGCGGCCCGGTGCCGGTGGCGCACGTCCCGAACCAGGGGTTCCTGCGGGCGGTGCTCGCCCTGGCGGTCGCGGCGGACGCGATCGGCGAGGTCGCGGAGGGCGAGAGGTGCCGTCGGCTGCTCGAGGACAGCGGCACGTCGGCCGACGAGGTCGCTGCGCTGCGCTGA
- a CDS encoding STAS domain-containing protein — protein sequence MIEISTSSTTTTLVITGDLDLAERDQFPEVTARIVGLRRQLLVIDMCRVTFMDSTGAAFLISLADAGRRRGGATVLRGAADRELFVLEICGALELFRIDTDHRCELGAGALPTSRDAPAPA from the coding sequence ATGATCGAGATCTCGACGTCGTCCACGACGACGACGCTGGTCATCACCGGTGACCTCGACCTGGCCGAGCGCGACCAGTTCCCCGAGGTGACGGCACGCATCGTCGGCCTGCGTCGCCAGCTGCTGGTGATCGACATGTGCCGCGTCACGTTCATGGACTCCACGGGCGCGGCGTTCCTCATCTCGCTGGCCGACGCCGGCCGGCGCCGCGGCGGTGCGACCGTGCTGCGCGGCGCAGCCGACCGGGAGCTGTTCGTGCTGGAGATCTGCGGCGCGCTCGAGCTGTTCCGCATCGACACGGACCACCGGTGCGAGCTGGGCGCCGGGGCGCTCCCGACGAGCCGGGACGCGCCCGCGCCTGCCTGA